TCCCGCAGCGGATCATAGGTCCCAAGAAGTTCAATAAAACGGCCGTCCCGCGGGCTGCGCACATCGGTGGCCACAATGCGAAAATGGGGCTGGTTCTTCCTCCCCATCCTTCTCATCCGTATTATCACCGCCATTGAGCTACCCTCCTTTGGGTTACAATTCAATGTTATTGAGTCACGTATTCAACCGCGCTCGGAAACCGATATTGTACCAAAGACTGCCCCCGATCACAGTATTTTCCATCTTTCTTCCCCTTATCCCTAAGCTCTCATCCCTTATCCCTGCGGTTATGGCATGACAAATTCATGCTCGGGGTGCTTGATGCTCAACACAGGGCAGGGAGCTTTCCGAACCACCTTTTCCGCCGTGGAGCCAAACATGGCGTGGCTGATGCCTGTCCGGCCGTGCGTGGCGATCACGATCATATCGGCCTCTTTTCCCTTCGCCGCCCTGACAATCTCAACGAATGCGCGCCCCGTCCCGACAATCAGCTCGGCCTCTATCCCCGCGGGGATGTTCTTCCTCCGCACCTCTTCGAGCCGCGCCCCCGCCTTCTTCTCGAAATCGTCGAACATGGATCTGTCGGGCGCGTACGGCGCAAAGTAGGCGGGGTCGTGGAGAAAGACGTCCACCACGTGCAGCAGGAGCAGCTTTGCCTTGTACTGCTGGGCAAAGCTCACCGCATAGGTGAGCGCGTAGAGGGAAAAATCTGAAAAATCAATCGGGCATAAGATCTTTTTTATGCTGATCATGGTCAACTCCTTGTTTCACCGTCCGGCATTGACTCCCGGC
This window of the Candidatus Auribacterota bacterium genome carries:
- a CDS encoding universal stress protein — its product is MISIKKILCPIDFSDFSLYALTYAVSFAQQYKAKLLLLHVVDVFLHDPAYFAPYAPDRSMFDDFEKKAGARLEEVRRKNIPAGIEAELIVGTGRAFVEIVRAAKGKEADMIVIATHGRTGISHAMFGSTAEKVVRKAPCPVLSIKHPEHEFVMP